Proteins from a genomic interval of Odocoileus virginianus isolate 20LAN1187 ecotype Illinois unplaced genomic scaffold, Ovbor_1.2 Unplaced_Contig_20, whole genome shotgun sequence:
- the LOC110149218 gene encoding olfactory receptor 52E4-like → MTGCNASQGHPSFFLLQGIPGMENKHKWISIPFSSMYFVTILGNCTILFTISTERSLHKPMFLLLGMLALTDLGMSTTTIPKVLCIFWFDQSDISFEGCLVQLFFLHFTSALQSAILMSMAFDRYVAICEPLRYATILSNSRIGLIGLVSLVRAVLLILPMPILLQQMPFHARHVIPTTYCEHMAVVKMVCVDTTVNRVYGLVVALLVAGVDISAIASSYVLIIRAVMRLSSKEAHQKAVNTCTTHICVMLISYTPSLFSFLTHRFGQGIPLHVHTILGSLYFLVPPMLNPIIYAVKTKEFRDKLTKYGCWKKKLVNIIHNQKPL, encoded by the coding sequence ATGACTGGCTGCAATGCCTCCCAGGGCCacccctctttcttccttctccaaggcattcCTGGGATGGAGAACAAACACAAGTGGATCTCTATTCCTTTCTCTTCCATGTACTTTGTCACCATCCTGGGGAACTGCACCATCCTCTTCACCATCTCCACAGAGCGCTCCCTGCATAAGCCCATGTTCCTGCTCCTTGGCATGCTGGCCCTCACGGACCTGGGCATGTCCACAACCACCATCCCCAAGGTGCTGTGCATCTTCTGGTTTGACCAGAGTGACATCAGCTTTGAGGGCTGCCTGGTCCAGCTGTTCTTCCTCCACTTCACCTCTGCCTTGCAGTCTGCCATCCTCATGTCCATGGCCTTtgaccgctacgtggccatctgtGAGCCCCTGCGCTATGCCACCATCCTTTCCAACAGCCGCATCGGGCTCATCGGCCTCGTGAGTTTAGTGAGAGCTGTCCTGCTCATTCTCCCCATGCCCATCCTCCTCCAGCAGATGCCCTTTCATGCCAGGCATGTCATCCCCACCACCTACTGCGAGCACATGGCTGTGGTGAAGATGGTGTGTGTGGACACCACAGTCAACAGGGTGTATGGTCTGGTGGTGGCCTTGTTGGTTGCTGGGGTAGACATCTCAGCTATTGCCTCATCTTATGTGCTGATCATCCGGGCTGTAATGCGGCTCTCTTCTAAGGAAGCCCACCAGAAAGCAGTAAATACCTGCACCACACACATTTGTGTCATGCTTATCTCTTACACTCcctcactgttttcttttctcactcaTCGCTTTGGCCAGGGAATCCCACTTCATGTGCACACCATTCTTGGCAGCCTCTACTTCCTTGTACCTCCAATGCTTAATCCTATTATTTATGCAGTGAAAACCAAAGAGTTTCGGGACAAATTGACAAAATATGGGTGCTGGAAGAAGAAGCTTGTAAACATTATCCATAATCAGAAACCTCTCTGA
- the LOC110149216 gene encoding olfactory receptor 52D1-like: MVSASVPNDTTFHPPTFILLGIPGMKDQHIWAAIPFCSMYILALVGNGTILYIIMKERTLHEPMYLFLCLLSITDLVLCSTTLPKMLAIFWLKSHIISYQGCLTQMFFVHAIFATESAVLLAMAFDRYVAICCPLHYASILSAMVIGKIGLACVVRGLLFVFPFVILIERLPFCGHHIIPHTYCEHMGIAKLACANIRPNTIYGLTVALSVTGMDMVLIATSYALILRAVLRLPSKDAQFRAFSTCGAHICVILVFYVPAFFSFFAHRFGQQIPPHVHIVLANLYLLMPPVLNPLVYGINTKQIRLRIFDFFMGRR; the protein is encoded by the coding sequence ATGGTTTCTGCATCTGTCCCCAATGACACTACCTTCCATCCTCCCACATTTATTCTACTTGGGATCCCTGGGATGAAAGACCAGCACATTtgggctgccatccccttctgctccatGTATATCCTCGCTCTGGTTGGCAATGGAACTATCCTCTACATCATTATGAAGGAGAGAACTCTGCACGAGCCGATGTATCTCTTTCTGTGCCTGCTGTCTATCACTGACCTGGTACTCTGTTCGACCACATTGCCCAAAATGCTAGCAATCTTCTGGCTTAAGTCCCACATAATATCCTACCAAGGCTGCCTCACCCAGATGTTTTTTGTTCATGCAATCTTTGCCACAGAATCAGCTGTTCTGCTGGCCATGGCTTTTGACCGCTATGTGGCTATCTGCTGTCCACTTCATTATGCATCCATCCTCAGCGCCATGGTGATTGGGAAGATTGGTCTGGCATGTGTGGTCCGTGGCCTTCTCTTTGTTTTCCCCTTTGTCATACTCATAGAACGCTTACCTTTCTGTGGACATCACATCATCCCTCACACCTACTGTGAACATATGGGCATTGCCAAACTGGCCTGTGCCAACATCAGGCCCAACACCATTTATGGTCTCACCGTGGCCCTTTCAGTCACCGGCATGGACATGGTCCTCATCGCCACTTCCTATGCCCTGATCCTGAGGGCTGTGCTGCGCCTGCCCTCCAAGGATGCCCAGTTCCGAGCATTTAGCACTTGTGGAGCTCACATATGTGTGATTCTTGTATTCTATGTAcctgcctttttttcctttttcgcCCACCGCTTTGGCCAGCAAATACCTCCTCACGTGCATATTGTACTTGCAAATCTCTATCTCCTTATGCCCCCTGTCCTCAACCCCTTGGTCTATGGCATTAACACCAAACAGATCCGCCTGagaatatttgacttttttatgGGGAGAAGATAG